A genome region from Solanum pennellii chromosome 12, SPENNV200 includes the following:
- the LOC107006606 gene encoding auxin response factor 2B isoform X1: protein MATSENCRNAAGAGKVDAEKALYTELWRACAGPLVTVPCEGELVFYFPQGHIEQVEASTNQASDQQMPVYNLPSKILCRVINVLLKAEPDTDEVYAQVTLLPEPNQDENVVSKEPMPSPPPRFHVHSFCKTLTASDTSTHGGFSVLRRHADECLPPLDMSRQPPTQELVAKDLHANEWRFRHIFRGQPRRHLLQSGWSVFVSSKRLVAGDAFIFLRGENGELRVGVRRAMRQQGNAPSSVISSHSMHLGVLATAWHAIQTKTLFTVYYKPRTSPAEFIVPYDQYMESLKNNYSIGMRFKMRFEGEEAPEQRFTGTIVGIENADLKRWPESKWRCLKVRWDETSAIPRPDRVSPWKVEPALSPPALNPLPIPRQKRPRSNVLPSSPDSSVLTREGSSKVAVDTSQASGFSRVLQGQEISTLRGNFVENNESDSSEKPPIWQPLLDDEKADVHSASRKCISDKRLPLGRPESSFTDLLSGFGGQSSSSHGFHSPTGGQTAPASWVKRQALDKETDFSLLGKQWSLVSSGLSLNLMESGLKGADTLYQMRGTSRLNGFNEYPTLPGHRPDNQQGNWLMPPSVLPYIQMSAHSGEIMPKPMVSPQPEAMKPKEGNCKLFGIPLVSKCATIDPVMLRKNSPIHSTSNMHFGIHPHQFPIIESDQRSEQSKGSKLPDDGFIVHDQEEQFQTSHPGTRDREGKGLVHSTRSCTKVHKQGTALGRSVDLAKFNNYEELIAELDHIFDFNGELKARNKNWLVVYTDDEGDMMLVGDDPWQEFCGMVRKIFIYTKDEVKRMNPGTLNSKGEDDSSVAEGSDAKEVKNLQLHIDSSPEDS from the exons ATGGCTACTTCTGAGAATTGCCGGAACGCTGCCGGCGCCGGAAAAG TTGATGCTGAGAAAGCGTTGTACACGGAGCTATGGCGAGCGTGTGCAGGTCCGCTTGTGACAGTGCCATGTGAAGGCGAGCTGGTGTTCTATTTCCCACAAGGTCATATTGAACAG GTTGAAGCATCAACAAACCAAGCTTCAGACCAGCAGATGCCAGTATATAATCTTCCTTCTAAGATCCTCTGTCGTGTGATTAACGTCCTGCTGAAG GCTGAACCAGATACAGATGAGGTGTATGCACAAGTGACTTTGTTGCCAGAACCAAAT CAAGATGAGAATGTGGTATCAAAGGAACCGATGCCCTCTCCGCCACCACGATTCCATGTGCACTCTTTTTGTAAGACATTAACAGCCTCTGATACCAGCACTCATGGAGGATTTTCTGTCTTGAGACGGCATGCTGATGAATGCCTCCCGCCTCTG GATATGTCTCGGCAGCCTCCAACACAGGAGTTGGTGGCCAAAGATTTGCATGCAAATGAGTGGCGCTTCAGGCACATATTCCGGG GCCAGCCTAGGAGGCACCTTCTTCAGAGTGGTTGGAGTGTCTTTGTTAGTTCGAAAAGGCTTGTTGCAGGGGATGCTTTCATATTTCTTAG AGGTGAGAATGGGGAGCTTCGTGTTGGAGTCCGACGTGCCATGAGACAGCAGGGCAATGCTCCATCATCAGTGATATCCAGTCATAGCATGCATCTTGGTGTCCTTGCTACAGCTTGGCATGCTATTCAGACGAAAACACTGTTCACAGTATATTATAAACCAAG GACGAGCCCTGCTGAGTTTATAGTTCCATATGATCAGTATATGGAGTCTCTGAAAAACAATTACTCCATCGGGATGAGGTTTAAAATGAGGTTTGAAGGTGAAGAAGCTCCAGAACAGAG GTTTACTGGAACTATAGTTGGCATCGAAAATGCTGACCTCAAAAGGTGGCCTGAGTCGAAATGGAGATGCCTGAAG GTTCGATGGGATGAAACTTCTGCTATTCCTAGGCCAGACCGAGTTTCACCCTGGAAAGTAGAGCCAGCTCTTAGCCCTCCTGCACTTAATCCACTTCCTATACCAAGGCAGAAAAGGCCTCGATCAAATGTTCTGCCCTCGTCTCCTGATTCTTCTGTACTTACTAGGGAAG GTTCATCCAAAGTAGCTGTAGACACTTCACAAGCCAGTGGGTTTTCAAGAGTTTTGCAAGGTCAAGAAATATCGACCTTGAGAGGCAATTTTGTAGAAAATAACGAGTCGGACTCTTCTGAGAAGCCACCTATATGGCAACCATTACTGGATGACGAGAAGGCTGATGTTCATTCTGCGTCAAGGAAATGTATATCAGATAAACGGCTTCCTTTAGGGAGGCCTGAATCATCTTTTACAGATCTTTTATCAGGTTTTGGGGGGCAATCAAGTTCATCTCATGGGTTCCATTCACCCACTGGGGGCCAAACAGCACCTGCTAGCTGGGTTAAGCGACAAGCTCTGGATAAGGAAACTGATTTCAGCTTACTGGGAAAACAATGGTCTCTAGTGTCTTCTGGTCTCTCACTTAATCTGATGGAATCAGGATTGAAGGGTGCAGATACTCTTTATCAAATGCGGGGAACATCTCGACTCAATGGTTTTAACGAGTATCCAACCCTCCCTGGTCATAGACCTGACAATCAGCAGGGAAATTGGTTAATGCCCCCGTCCGTGTTGCCTTATATTCAGATGTCCGCTCATTCTGGAGAAATTATGCCTAAACCCATGGTTTCACCACAGCCCGAAGCCATGAAACCCAAAGAAGGGAACTGCAAACTATTTGGCATTCCCCTTGTAAGTAAATGTGCCACCATAGATCCTGTCATGTTGCGGAAAAATTCTCCGATTCACTCAACAAGTAACATGCACTTTGGTATACATCCACATCAATTCCCTATAATTGAATCTGATCAAAGGTCTGAGCAATCAAAGGGATCAAAGCTACCAGATGATGGCTTCATAGTTCATGATCAGGAAGAACAATTCCAAACCTCTCATCCTGGTACTCGAGATAGAGAGGGCAAAGGCCTTGTTCATTCAACAAGGAGTTGCACCAAG GTTCATAAACAGGGTACAGCCCTTGGAAGGTCTGTTGATCTTGCAAAGTTCAACAACTATGAAGAATTGATAGCTGAACTGGATCACATTTTTGATTTTAATGGTGAGCTCAAGGCTCGTAACAAGAACTGGCTGGTTGTATATACTGATGATGAGGGTGACATGATGCTTGTTGGAGATGATCCATGGCA GGAATTTTGTGGTATGGTTCGGAAGATTTTTATCTACACGAAAGATGAGGTGAAGCGGATGAACCCTGGGACTCTCAATTCAAAAGGCGAGGACGATTCTTCTGTTGCAGAAGGCTCTGATGCTAAAGAAGTGAAGAATCTACAGCTTCACATTGATTCCAGTCCGGAAGATTCTTAG
- the LOC107006605 gene encoding ATP-dependent Clp protease ATP-binding subunit ClpA homolog CD4B, chloroplastic — protein MARALVQSTSIPSSVAGERTTKFNGSGKTKRAVTMLCNAQSSSLTLRDFTGLRGCNAIDTLVRSGQTLQSKVAAATYVRRPRGCRFVPKAMFERFTEKAIKVIMLAQEEARRLGHNFVGTEQILLGLIGEGTGIAAKVLKSMGINLKDARVEVEKIIGRGSGFVAVEIPFTPRAKRVLELSLEEARQLGHNYIGSEHLLLGLLREGEGVAARVLENLGADPSNIRTQVIRMVGESNEAVGASVGGGTSGQKMPTLEEYGTNLTKLAEEGKLDPVVGRQPQIERVTQILGRRTKNNPCLIGEPGVGKTAIAEGLAQRIANGDVPETIEGKKVITLDMGLLVAGTKYRGEFEERLKKLMEEIKQSDEIILFIDEVHTLIGAGAAEGAIDAANILKPALARGELQCIGATTLDEYRKHIEKDPALERRFQPVKVPEPTVDETIQILKGLRERYEIHHKLRYTDEALVAAAQLSYQYISDRFLPDKAIDLIDEAGSRVRLRHAQLPEEAKELEKELRQITKEKNEAVRGQDFEKAGELRDREMDLKAQITVLIDKNKEVSKAESEAADTGPLVTEADIQHIVSSWTGIPVEKVSTDESDRLLKMEETLHTRIIGQDEAVKAISRAIRRARVGLKNPNRPIASFIFSGPTGVGKSELAKALAAYYFGSEEAMIRLDMSEFMERHTVSKLIGSPPGYVGYTEGGQLTEAVRRRPYTVVLFDEIEKAHPDVFNMMLQILEDGRLTDSKGRTVDFKNTLLIMTSNVGSSVIEKGGRRIGFDLDLDEKDSSYNRIKSLVTEELKQYFRPEFLNRLDEMIVFRQLTKLEVKEIADIMLKEVFERLKVKEIELQVTERFRDRVVDEGYNPSYGARPLRRAIMRLLEDSMAEKMLANEIKEGDSVIVDVDSDGNVTVLNGSSGTPSDPAPEPIPV, from the exons ATGGCTAGAGCTCTAGTTCAGTCAACAAGCATCCCATCGTCAGTTGCTGGTGAAAGGACAACCAAATTCAATGGATCTGGGAAAACAAAAAGAGCTGTTACAATGCTATGCAATGCACAATCATCTTCACTTACACTGAGGGATTTTACAGGATTGCGGGGATGCAATGCAATAGATACACTAGTTAGATCTGGCCAAACTCTCCAATCCAAAGTAGCTGCTGCAACTTATGTCAGACGGCCACGAGGTTGCCGATTTGTACCAAAAGCAATGTTTGAGCGCTTCACAGAGAAGGCGATAAAAGTCATTATGCTTGCACAAGAAGAGGCCAGACGACTTGGTCACAATTTTGTTGGCACTGAGCAGATCTTGTTGGGTCTAATTGGTGAGGGAACTGGTATTGCTGCCAAGGTTCTTAAATCGATGGGGATCAATTTGAAAGATGCTCGTGTGGAAGTGGAAAAAATAATTGGAAGGGGTAGTGGGTTTGTTGCTGTTGAGATCCCTTTTACCCCTCGTGCCAAGCGTGTTCTGGAACTCTCTCTGGAGGAAGCCCGCCAGCTAG GGCATAACTATATTGGTTCGGAGCACTTGCTACTTGGATTGCTACGTGAAGGTGAAGGTGTGGCTGCCCGTGTTCTTGAAAACTTAGGTGCTGACCCCAGCAACATCCGCACTCAG GTGATCCGAATGGTTGGTGAGAGTAATGAGGCTGTTGGTGCTAGCGTTGGAGGTGGAACTTCTGGCCAAAAAATGCCAACACTGGAGGAGTACGGAACAAATTTGACAAAATTGGCGGAAGAG GGAAAATTGGACCCCGTTGTTGGAAGACAGCCGCAAATTGAACGGGTCACTCAAATCTTGGGTCGGCGGACTAAGAACAACCCTTGTCTTATTGGTGAACCAGGTGTTGGCAAAACAGCTATTGCTGAGGGTTTGGCACAGAGAATTGCAAATGGTGATGTCCCTGAAACAATTGAGGGGAAGAAG GTGATAACTCTTGATATGGGATTGCTTGTTGCTGGGACAAAATACCGTGGAGAGTTTGAGGAGAGGCTAAAAAAGCTGATGGAGGAAATTAAACAGAGTGATGAAATAATACTATTTATCGATGAAGTGCACACATTGATTGGAGCTGGAGCAGCAGAGGGGGCCATCGATGCTGCAAACATCTTGAAACCTGCCCTAGCTCGAGGTGAACTACAG TGTATCGGAGCTACTACACTGGATGAATACAGAAAGCATATTGAGAAAGATCCTGCACTAGAGAGGAGATTCCAACCAGTTAAGGTCCCTGAACCTACTGTTGATGAAACTATACAGATTCTGAAAGGGCTTCGTGAGAGGTATGAGATTCATCACAAACTTCGTTACACTGACGAGGCCTTAGTGGCTGCTGCTCAGCTCTCATACCAGTACATCAG TGACCGATTTCTGCCTGACAAAGCAATTGATTTGATTGATGAAGCTGGTTCTCGTGTTCGACTTCGCCATGCTCAG CTCCCCGAGGAAGCAAAAGAGCTCGAGAAAGAACTTCGTCAGATAACAAAGGAGAAGAATGAAGCTGTTCGTGGTCAAGATTTCGAAAAG GCTGGGGAATTACGTGATAGAGAAATGGATCTTAAGGCACAGATCACAGTCCTCAtagacaaaaacaaagaggTGAGCAAGGCTGAAAGTGAGGCTGCAGATACAGGTCCACTTGTGACAGAAGCAGATATTCAGCACATCGTCTCTTCTTGGACTGGTATCCCTGTTGAGAAGGTCTCCACTGACGAATCTGACCGTCTCCTAAAAATGGAAGAAACACTTCACACACGAATCATTGGCCAGGATGAAGCTGTCAAAGCCATTAGTCGCGCTATTCGACGTGCGCGAGTTGGGCTCAAGAATCCCAACAGGCCTATTGCTAGTTTCATCTTTTCCGGTCCCACTGGTGTTGGGAAATCAGAACTGGCAAAGGCACTGGCTGCATATTACTTTGGTTCTGAAGAAGCAATGATCCGGCTTGATATGAGTGAGTTCATGGAAAGACACACTGTCTCTAAACTCATTGGATCCCCCCCTGGTTATGTTGGTTACACAGAGGGTGGTCAATTGACTGAAGCTGTTAGGCGTCGACCTTATACAGTTGTGctctttgatgagattgagaagGCTCATCCTGATGTCTTCAACATGATGCTTCAAATTCTTGAAGATGGAAGATTGACAGACAGCAAGGGTAGAACTGTAGATTTCAAGAACACACTTCTCATCATGACATCAAATGTTGGAAGTAGTGTAATTGAGAAAGGTGGCCGTCGTATAGGTTTTGATCTCGACCTTGATGAGAAGGATAGCAGTTACAATCGCATCAAGAGCTTAGTGACAGAAGAATTGAAGCAGTACTTCAGGCCAGAGTTTTTGAACAGATTGGATGAGATGATTGTATTCCGTCAGCTCACTAAGTTAGAGGTTAAGGAGATAGCTGATATCATGCTTAAGGAGGTCTTTGAGAGGTTGAAAGTTAAGGAGATAGAACTTCAAGTGACAGAGAGGTTTAGAGACAGGGTGGTTGACGAGGGATACAACCCTAGCTATGGAGCACGACCTCTGAGAAGAGCTATTATGAGACTTTTAGAGGACAGCATGGCTGAGAAAATGCTTGCAAATGAGATTAAAGAAGGTGATTCAGTTATTGTGGACGTTGATTCAGATGGCAATGTGACTGTCCTCAATGGAAGTAGTGGTACTCCCTCGGATCCGGCTCCTGAGCCTATCCCCGTTTAG
- the LOC107006606 gene encoding auxin response factor 2B isoform X2: MATSENCRNAAGAGKVDAEKALYTELWRACAGPLVTVPCEGELVFYFPQGHIEQVEASTNQASDQQMPVYNLPSKILCRVINVLLKAEPDTDEVYAQVTLLPEPNQDENVVSKEPMPSPPPRFHVHSFCKTLTASDTSTHGGFSVLRRHADECLPPLDMSRQPPTQELVAKDLHANEWRFRHIFRGQPRRHLLQSGWSVFVSSKRLVAGDAFIFLRGENGELRVGVRRAMRQQGNAPSSVISSHSMHLGVLATAWHAIQTKTLFTVYYKPRTSPAEFIVPYDQYMESLKNNYSIGMRFKMRFEGEEAPEQRFTGTIVGIENADLKRWPESKWRCLKVRWDETSAIPRPDRVSPWKVEPALSPPALNPLPIPRQKRPRSNVLPSSPDSSVLTREGSSKVAVDTSQASGFSRVLQGQEISTLRGNFVENNESDSSEKPPIWQPLLDDEKADVHSASRKCISDKRLPLGRPESSFTDLLSGFGGQSSSSHGFHSPTGGQTAPASWVKRQALDKETDFSLLGKQWSLVSSGLSLNLMESGLKGADTLYQMRGTSRLNGFNEYPTLPGHRPDNQQGNWLMPPSVLPYIQMSAHSGEIMPKPMVSPQPEAMKPKEGNCKLFGIPLVSKCATIDPVMLRKNSPIHSTSNMHFGIHPHQFPIIESDQRSEQSKGSKLPDDGFIVHDQEEQFQTSHPGTRDREGKGLVHSTRSCTKGTALGRSVDLAKFNNYEELIAELDHIFDFNGELKARNKNWLVVYTDDEGDMMLVGDDPWQEFCGMVRKIFIYTKDEVKRMNPGTLNSKGEDDSSVAEGSDAKEVKNLQLHIDSSPEDS, encoded by the exons ATGGCTACTTCTGAGAATTGCCGGAACGCTGCCGGCGCCGGAAAAG TTGATGCTGAGAAAGCGTTGTACACGGAGCTATGGCGAGCGTGTGCAGGTCCGCTTGTGACAGTGCCATGTGAAGGCGAGCTGGTGTTCTATTTCCCACAAGGTCATATTGAACAG GTTGAAGCATCAACAAACCAAGCTTCAGACCAGCAGATGCCAGTATATAATCTTCCTTCTAAGATCCTCTGTCGTGTGATTAACGTCCTGCTGAAG GCTGAACCAGATACAGATGAGGTGTATGCACAAGTGACTTTGTTGCCAGAACCAAAT CAAGATGAGAATGTGGTATCAAAGGAACCGATGCCCTCTCCGCCACCACGATTCCATGTGCACTCTTTTTGTAAGACATTAACAGCCTCTGATACCAGCACTCATGGAGGATTTTCTGTCTTGAGACGGCATGCTGATGAATGCCTCCCGCCTCTG GATATGTCTCGGCAGCCTCCAACACAGGAGTTGGTGGCCAAAGATTTGCATGCAAATGAGTGGCGCTTCAGGCACATATTCCGGG GCCAGCCTAGGAGGCACCTTCTTCAGAGTGGTTGGAGTGTCTTTGTTAGTTCGAAAAGGCTTGTTGCAGGGGATGCTTTCATATTTCTTAG AGGTGAGAATGGGGAGCTTCGTGTTGGAGTCCGACGTGCCATGAGACAGCAGGGCAATGCTCCATCATCAGTGATATCCAGTCATAGCATGCATCTTGGTGTCCTTGCTACAGCTTGGCATGCTATTCAGACGAAAACACTGTTCACAGTATATTATAAACCAAG GACGAGCCCTGCTGAGTTTATAGTTCCATATGATCAGTATATGGAGTCTCTGAAAAACAATTACTCCATCGGGATGAGGTTTAAAATGAGGTTTGAAGGTGAAGAAGCTCCAGAACAGAG GTTTACTGGAACTATAGTTGGCATCGAAAATGCTGACCTCAAAAGGTGGCCTGAGTCGAAATGGAGATGCCTGAAG GTTCGATGGGATGAAACTTCTGCTATTCCTAGGCCAGACCGAGTTTCACCCTGGAAAGTAGAGCCAGCTCTTAGCCCTCCTGCACTTAATCCACTTCCTATACCAAGGCAGAAAAGGCCTCGATCAAATGTTCTGCCCTCGTCTCCTGATTCTTCTGTACTTACTAGGGAAG GTTCATCCAAAGTAGCTGTAGACACTTCACAAGCCAGTGGGTTTTCAAGAGTTTTGCAAGGTCAAGAAATATCGACCTTGAGAGGCAATTTTGTAGAAAATAACGAGTCGGACTCTTCTGAGAAGCCACCTATATGGCAACCATTACTGGATGACGAGAAGGCTGATGTTCATTCTGCGTCAAGGAAATGTATATCAGATAAACGGCTTCCTTTAGGGAGGCCTGAATCATCTTTTACAGATCTTTTATCAGGTTTTGGGGGGCAATCAAGTTCATCTCATGGGTTCCATTCACCCACTGGGGGCCAAACAGCACCTGCTAGCTGGGTTAAGCGACAAGCTCTGGATAAGGAAACTGATTTCAGCTTACTGGGAAAACAATGGTCTCTAGTGTCTTCTGGTCTCTCACTTAATCTGATGGAATCAGGATTGAAGGGTGCAGATACTCTTTATCAAATGCGGGGAACATCTCGACTCAATGGTTTTAACGAGTATCCAACCCTCCCTGGTCATAGACCTGACAATCAGCAGGGAAATTGGTTAATGCCCCCGTCCGTGTTGCCTTATATTCAGATGTCCGCTCATTCTGGAGAAATTATGCCTAAACCCATGGTTTCACCACAGCCCGAAGCCATGAAACCCAAAGAAGGGAACTGCAAACTATTTGGCATTCCCCTTGTAAGTAAATGTGCCACCATAGATCCTGTCATGTTGCGGAAAAATTCTCCGATTCACTCAACAAGTAACATGCACTTTGGTATACATCCACATCAATTCCCTATAATTGAATCTGATCAAAGGTCTGAGCAATCAAAGGGATCAAAGCTACCAGATGATGGCTTCATAGTTCATGATCAGGAAGAACAATTCCAAACCTCTCATCCTGGTACTCGAGATAGAGAGGGCAAAGGCCTTGTTCATTCAACAAGGAGTTGCACCAAG GGTACAGCCCTTGGAAGGTCTGTTGATCTTGCAAAGTTCAACAACTATGAAGAATTGATAGCTGAACTGGATCACATTTTTGATTTTAATGGTGAGCTCAAGGCTCGTAACAAGAACTGGCTGGTTGTATATACTGATGATGAGGGTGACATGATGCTTGTTGGAGATGATCCATGGCA GGAATTTTGTGGTATGGTTCGGAAGATTTTTATCTACACGAAAGATGAGGTGAAGCGGATGAACCCTGGGACTCTCAATTCAAAAGGCGAGGACGATTCTTCTGTTGCAGAAGGCTCTGATGCTAAAGAAGTGAAGAATCTACAGCTTCACATTGATTCCAGTCCGGAAGATTCTTAG